One window of Pyrus communis chromosome 12, drPyrComm1.1, whole genome shotgun sequence genomic DNA carries:
- the LOC137710319 gene encoding cationic amino acid transporter 6, chloroplastic-like, producing MATTTSQTTAPSNSTTAAAAICFSKYLHSLSQTPHRLRRRMLATWTPDEELNQVRQRSGADMKRKLNWYDLMALGVGGMLGVGVFVTTGPVAHQTAGPSVFISYIVAGMSALLSSLCYAEFSVQIPVAGGAFSYLRLTFGEFVGYFAGANILMEYVLSNAAVARSFTEYLSSTFGENDPRTWRVEVNGLVKGYDMLDFPAVAVVLILTLCLCHSTKESSLLNLIMTVFHVVFFGFIIIAGFCNGTTKNLVKPKGIAPYGVRGVLDGAARVYFSYIGYDSASTMAEEIQNPLTSLPIGIVGSVVITSVLYCLMALSLCLMVPYNKITEKVAFSTAFQEIGWGWASNVVGAGASLGIVASLLVAMLGQARYLCVIGRARLVPSWLAKVHPSTGTPLNATLFLGLCTASVALFTDLEIVIEMISIGTLLVFYLVANALIYRRYVIISNNPPFQTLLFLFLLSSSAIGFSMSWKFQQQWWGLPLFGVSTVTIIAFFNYAVPCVRHQIGWSMPFMPWPAALSIFLNVFLMTTLKKFSFERFAIWTCFITLFYLLYGVHSTYQAEEMGSGEDEVNPSSAVQQTKLDNMQVL from the exons ATGGCCACCACCACCAGCCAAACTACAGCACCCAGCAACAGCACCACCGCTGCTGCCGccatttgcttctccaagtatCTTCATTCGCTGTCCCAAACACCCCACAGACTTAGGAGGAGAATGCTTGCCACATGGACCCCTGACGAAGAGCTGAACCAAGTGAGGCAAAGGTCAGGGGCAGACATGAAAAGGAAACTCAACTGGTATGATTTGATGGCCCTCGGCGTTGGAGGAATGCTTGGTGTTGGAGTCTTTGTCACAACTGGACCTGTCGCCCACCAGACGGCTGGTCCTTCCGTCTTCATTTCCTATATCGTAGCTGGAATGTCAGCCCTCCTTTCTTCCTTGTGTTACGCTGAATTCTCTGTCCAAATCCCAGTTGCAGGTGGTGCCTTTAGTTATCTCCGATTGACCTTTG GAGAATTCGTGGGTTACTTTGCTGGGGCTAATATACTTATGGAGTACGTATTATCAAACGCCGCTGTTGCCAGAAGTTTTACTGAGTATTTATCCTCTACATTTGGAGAAAATGATCCAAGGACATGGAGAGTAGAAGTGAATGGTTTGGTAAAGGGATATGATATGTTGGACTTCCCAGCTGTTGCTGTTGTTCTTATTCTCACTCTCTGCCTTTGCCATAG CACAAAGGAAAGCTCCCTGTTGAACTTAATTATGACAGTCTTCCATGTGGTTTTCTTTGGATTTATTATAATTGCTGGTTTCTGCAATGGGACTACCAAAAACTTGGTGAAGCCTAAAGGAATTGCTCCTTATGGTGTTAGAGGTGTTCTTGATGGGGCAGCTAGGGTTTACTTCAGCTATATCGGCTATGACTCGGCTTCAACCATGGCGGAAGAGATCCAAAACCCTTTGACGAGCTTGCCAATTGGAATCGTTGGTTCCGTTGTCATCACCTCTGTGCTTTATTGCCTCATGGCCTTGTCCTTGTGTTTGATGGTTCCTTACAACAAG ATAACAGAAAAAGTGGCATTTTCAACGGCATTCCAAGAAATTGGTTGGGGATGGGCAAGCAATGTGGTAGGGGCTGGTGCAAGCTTGGGGATTGTCGCTTCACTTTTGGTAGCAATGTTAGGCCAAGCAAGATACCTTTGTGTCATTGGAAGGGCCCGGCTGGTGCCCTCATGGTTAGCCAAGGTCCATCCTTCAACTGGCACTCCATTGAATGCCACCCTTTTCTTGG GACTTTGCACAGCATCAGTTGCGCTCTTCACCGACCTCGAAATAGTAATAGAAATGATCTCTATCGGTACGCTCTTGGTGTTCTACCTTGTGGCGAATGCTCTCATTTACCGGCGATATGTGATCATTAGCAACAACCCTCCATTTCAAACTCTTttgttcctcttcctcctctcatCAAGTGCTATTGGCTTTTCCATGTCATGGAAGTTTCAGCAACAATGGTGGGGGCTACCACTTTTCGGGGTGTCTACAGTCACCATCATTGCCTTCTTCAACTACGCAGTTCCTTGCGTTCGCCATCAGATAGGGTGGTCGATGCCATTCATGCCATGGCCTGCTGCACTGTCCATCTTCCTTAATGTGTTCCTCATGACAACACTGAAGAAGTTCTCGTTCGAAAGGTTTGCAATATGGACATGTTTCATAACGCTGTTCTATTTGTTGTATGGTGTTCACTCAACCTATCAGGCAGAGGAGATGGGGAGTGGTGAGGATGAAGTGAATCCAAGCTCAGCTGTGCAACAAACTAAGCTAGACAATATGCAAGTACTTTGA